The proteins below come from a single Stomoxys calcitrans chromosome 1, idStoCalc2.1, whole genome shotgun sequence genomic window:
- the LOC106091586 gene encoding pupal cuticle protein Edg-78E-like has translation MKKIFVVAVLTTLAIGTFATTDKDVHAEILKFESHIDHNGNYNYVYETSNSITAEEKGTGGKFAKGGYAYYSPEGELIQMAYEVDENGFHPKSEILPTPPPIPAAILRSLEYIRTHPQKDDH, from the exons ATGAAAAAGATT tttgttgttgctgtattaACCACATTGGCTATTGGTACTTTTGCCACAACAGACAAGGATGTCCATGCTGAGATCTTAAAATTCGAAAGCCACATAGACCACAATGGTAACTACAACTATGTCTATGAGACCTCGAATAGTATTACAGCCGAGGAAAAGGGTACCGGTGGTAAATTTGCCAAAGGTGGTTACGCCTATTATTCGCCCGAAGGCGAATTAATCCAGATGGCCTATGAGGTTGATGAGAACGGCTTTCATCCCAagagtgaaattttgcccacTCCACCTCCGATTCCAGCTGCAATACTGAGGTCTTTGGAATACATCCGCACCCATCCTCAGAAAGATGATCATTAG
- the LOC106091587 gene encoding pupal cuticle protein-like codes for MNKFLLTAIVVATLAYGVFAGGGEDDVHADTYKFESNVEYDGTFNYVFETTNGITAEEKSTGPHSVKGGFAYYSPEGELITMSYVADENGFHPKSTILPTPPPIPPAILRSLEYIRTHQKKSEN; via the exons ATGAATAAATTC CTTCTCACTGCCATTGTTGTGGCCACACTGGCATATGGTGTTTTTGCTGGTGGCGGTGAAGACGATGTCCATGCTGATACCTATAAGTTTGAGAGCAACGTTGAATACGATGGTACTTTCAATTATGTGTTTGAAACCACAAACGGTATTACTGCCGAAGAAAAAAGTACAGGGCCTCACAGTGTCAAAGGTGGCTTTGCCTATTATTCTCCTGAGGGTGAATTGATCACGATGTCGTATGTCGCCGATGAGAATGGTTTCCATCCCAAGAGCACCATTTTGCCAACTCCACCACCGATTCCCCCAGCGATCCTAAGATCATTGGAATACATACGAACGCATCAAAAGAAATCAGAAAATTGA